AAGGTATTGGATAATTTCATTCTAAAATTTTTATACTGGATAAGATGTTTCCGGACAGTGAAGGTAAAAGAAGGTTTGAGTCTTTGAAGATCACTTGTTGATTAATCACTCAAGAGTTTGATAAGTTTAATTATAAACGTATTGTCATCCTAGGTTTAGCGTTCTCCATTTACAAAATCACTCATGGTTTTGTATTAATAGATCTCACAACTTATATTCTTTTGAATACTTCCAAAGCCTATCAatggtttagattttttttcttttaagtatTGATTTTGCATAGATTAAGATTCGAATTAATAATTTCAGAAATAAAATTGGTATGGCAAGTTAactcatctaatctattaaaagtgaagtacaattaatatttaacCCTGATTTTTTCTGAATATTTACAAAGTATTGCCACTCAAATTATACACAGCCGTTTTATATTATTGCTAAACCAACACCCGACTTGCTTAATTATTAAACCAGCGACAAAGACAAGAACATTAATTAAATATGCTATTGAATTAGATAGTAGCCCAAATTTTAGGCCCAATTGTTTCTAAAATGAAGATTTTCAACGGATCCATCTTcttcttattaatatttactATATTGTATTATATAGTGTattatatatctctataatattatttgagaagtcagtttcctatgtgtcgcgctcacgttaactctcaagATGGTttattacattgatacccttaatgaattaaaaatattatatttaatatctattatttttttaggtttcctttttaaaattttccatataacatatatattaaaaggaaaatttataaattttaaaaatcaaatttaaaaacgaaaatatatgtatatataatatgaaaaaggaaatttcacaagatattagtattctattttaaaaatatttttaaataacataaataataattttgaagtaataaatacttactttatatctactgtttcttagatgaaaaatatattttcgtctataatgtgatttcataaaaacaaatttcagaaagataatcttgatattagaaaaagaaatatattatttttttctttttcctttttaaaaatattatttattttaaaacataattttaaacaatagaaatataaaactatctataatataattttagaagtcagtttcctatgtgtcgcacTCACGTTATTTCTCACGATAGTTGATTACACTGATAACTTTAATGAatcaaaatattacatttaaatactattattttttagtttccttgatattagaaaaaaaaatatcttttttttctttttttttaatattatttatttattttaaacataattttaaacaatacaaaatataaaactatctataatataattttagaagtcagtttcctatgtgtcgcacTCACGTTATTTCTCACGATAGTTGATTACACTGATAcctttaataaattaaaaatattacatttaaatactattatttttttttttcctttttaaattttccatataacatatatattaaattgaaaaaattattaattctaaaaatcgaatttaaaaacaaaatatatgtatatataatatgatttcattaaaaaagggaaatttcacaagattattctattttaaaatatttttaaataacataaaatatacttttgaagtaataaatacttactttatatctattgtttcttatatgaaaaatataacatttgtatataatgtgatttcataaaaaacaaaattcagaaagataattttgatattagaaaaaaatattattaatttaaaacataattttaaataatacaaagtatatattttcaaagtaatataaatattttgatatatctatctaatttcgttgatgattacataaaataattaagtaacataaactaatcaactttatatctaaaataatatattatattaatattaaggAAGACAACAACTAACCTaaatgcaaattaaaaaaattaatcaaacttttaatatatttagaataaaaaatattatagttgaattcagagaaataaatgcaatccaatatacctaaatgataactaaatcgactagatataacatatataaaatcatatgtttaattaaagtaatgtaatattattaatataaattatgcataaaagttattaatcaaatttaaaattaaagtttataGCAGTCaactattataatatatttattttataaatatttatatccgtgcatgagcacgggaaaatcacctagtatatatatatatatatatatatattctcactTTGTCGTGAcccaataaatatattatatatattttcacgttataaataatttattacagAACAAGTAATTCATGAAAAGGACATTTTTCAAATTCGTATTTATTTTCAAACCATAATAAACTTGCATTAAGAAAAATGTATAATGTAGTTAATTAGACAACAATACTAATTTagaagatttataaattaatataatattgatGACCAgatacaataaaatattatgtatagacatgttatataaaacatagatataatatgctaaatatattttaactatttatttattaaaagaaatattataacCGCGCAGACGCGCGGGTGAAAACCTAGTTTAACTTATGATCCAAACAatctaaatttaagttttattaaactcatatataaaataaactgaGATAACTTATGAAAGATTTGAACTCACTGTTAGTTAAGCTAGCTACTCATTTTGACACATTTATGTCTTGCAATCAAGCATTCTATCTTATAAAAGtgtttcatatatacgttaacaTAGCACATGCAAACGTAAAACATTGGTTAGAGTACTTTCCAATTTTAATCAACGTGCCCCGAGCTGTAACCTCCTGTATTCAAATTACAGCTTACAACGAGATATGAGCTGTTCTacgttacaattttttttttatattagacAGGGTATgatacaaattattaaaatgtgaCTCGATTACCCTAAGCCCTTCcaccataaatattaaaatatgtatcaCCATTTCGATTTAAACAGTAACAAAACCAAACCTAAATATGGAAACTCAAGAAGCTTTTGTTTACACTCTCATCTCCATCCTTCTTTCTCTCCTATTATTATTTTGGAGATTCCTATGGCTGTCTTACATTGCGGTTACGTCTACGCCTACGCCACAGCTGACCAGCCACTCTCTGACGGCTGAAAGCGACGAAACTGAGTTTATGTCGTATATGGTCCGTAAGTCCAAGACCGTCAATAAGGCACTCGACGAGGCCGTTCCACTTGGCGAACCAGTACTCAAGATCCGTGAGGCCATGAGGTATACGCTTCTCTCCGACGGCAAACGCGTAAGACCAATGCTTTGTTTGGCTGCATGCGAGCTCGTGGGTGGCCATGAGGCAACCGCAATGCCTTCTGCATGTGCAGTTGAGATGATCCACGCGTCGTCTATCATCTTAGACGACCTCCCTTGTATGGACGACGACAGCCTCCGCCGCGGGAAACCAACCAACCACAAAGTATTTGGCGAGGACATAGCCATTTTGGCCTCGGTTGCGCTCATGGGTTTGGCCGTCAAACAAACCTCTTCATCCACTGGTGCTCCTCCAGAGAGGGTTCTCCGGGCTGTTCAGGTGATGGCGCAAGCGGTGGGAACAGAAGGACTCGTTGCGGGACAAGCTGAGGATCTTGCCGGAGAAGGGATGAGCTTCGAGGAAAATGATGAAGCGGGGCTGGAACATCTTGAGTTTATACATATCCATAAAACGGCCGCGTTGCTTGAAGCTGCTGCGGTGGTGGGAGCCATAATGGGTGGTGGCTCTGATGAAGAGATTGAGAGGCTTAGGAAATACGCGAGATGCATTGGGCTGATGTTTCAAGTGGTGGATGATGTGCTCGACGTGACTAAGTCGTCAGAGGAGCTGGGGAAAACCGCTGGTAAAGATGTGATGGCTGGGAAGCTGACGTATCCGAAAGTGATGGGAGTGGAGAAGTCGAGAGAATATGCAGAGAGGTTGAACAGAGAAGCC
This Raphanus sativus cultivar WK10039 unplaced genomic scaffold, ASM80110v3 Scaffold0684, whole genome shotgun sequence DNA region includes the following protein-coding sequences:
- the LOC108858873 gene encoding geranylgeranyl pyrophosphate synthase 10, mitochondrial-like, with translation METQEAFVYTLISILLSLLLLFWRFLWLSYIAVTSTPTPQLTSHSLTAESDETEFMSYMVRKSKTVNKALDEAVPLGEPVLKIREAMRYTLLSDGKRVRPMLCLAACELVGGHEATAMPSACAVEMIHASSIILDDLPCMDDDSLRRGKPTNHKVFGEDIAILASVALMGLAVKQTSSSTGAPPERVLRAVQVMAQAVGTEGLVAGQAEDLAGEGMSFEENDEAGLEHLEFIHIHKTAALLEAAAVVGAIMGGGSDEEIERLRKYARCIGLMFQVVDDVLDVTKSSEELGKTAGKDVMAGKLTYPKVMGVEKSREYAERLNREAREHLRGFDSDKAAPLFFLADYIVNRQN